The DNA window CTCCACCGTCCCATGCTACATTTACAAATCCAACGATTAGATCGCCATCATAGACGCCGATATGGCCCAGACTCCGTGAGAGAATATCAGCGAGCGAAGCTGGCGCAGGCGCTCCCCATGCAACTGACCAGAGAGGATTCAAATCGGCGGAGGTAGGATGAGGATTTATCTTATACTCCAAGATCAACACCCTTCTCTGCATACCAAATCCAGCATTTCCAGCATTCGTAATATCACCGTTTTCAGCATCAGATAATACTCCTAGTCTTCAGACAGAGGTTCCCCTGAGATATGCGACGGTGGCCCATCAGGGACGTGAGGAGCGACACATGACCCAATCGCCTTCCTTTCTCGGCCTGCCGGGCCACCTCGCCGAGGGCGGGTTGCCGCGCGCGGTGATCCTCAGTGCCTGCCACGGCAGCGCCTATCCTGGCCGGGAGAGCCTTTCGGCCTCGGCGCCCGCCGCCATCCGCGCGGCGAGCCAGGGCGATGCGCCGCTGATCGAGCACTGGGACTTTGACCTGGGCGCGCCGCTGTTCGCCGGTGGGCCGATCACCTGCGTCGACGTTGGCGATATCGCCACTTCCGCCGGTGACGCGGCCGGCAATCGGGCGCGCATCGCCGCGAAAACGCGCGAGGTGCTGGCCGCGATGGCGGTGCCGATCCTCATCGGCGGCGACGACTCGGTGGTGATCCCCTTCCTTGACGGCTTTGCCGAACACGGGCCGATCTGGGTGTTGCAGATCGACGCCCATATCGACTGGCGCGACGAACTCCACGGCGAGCGCCACGGCTATTCCAGCCCGATGCGCCGGGCGAGCGAGATGGGCCATGTCCAGGGCCTCGTACAGGTCGGCATGCGCGGCGTCGGCAGCGCCCGCCCGCAAGAGATGGAGGCGGCCCTGCGCTATGGCAGCCATCTGGTGACGGCGCGGGAGATCCAC is part of the Pleomorphomonas sp. PLEO genome and encodes:
- a CDS encoding agmatinase, producing MTQSPSFLGLPGHLAEGGLPRAVILSACHGSAYPGRESLSASAPAAIRAASQGDAPLIEHWDFDLGAPLFAGGPITCVDVGDIATSAGDAAGNRARIAAKTREVLAAMAVPILIGGDDSVVIPFLDGFAEHGPIWVLQIDAHIDWRDELHGERHGYSSPMRRASEMGHVQGLVQVGMRGVGSARPQEMEAALRYGSHLVTAREIHADGVEAALRHIPAGAKVVITLDCDGLDPSLMPGVAAPTPGGLTYTQAIDLIAGIGRRATIAGFDLVELYPAADVGGLSALTAARLVVNAIGAVVRQG